In the genome of Mucisphaera calidilacus, one region contains:
- a CDS encoding methyl-accepting chemotaxis protein — MIDYLRGLNLSTKILAVTIVVLISVVGVNYGVVTVRYQEAAYQSMVEKAAAFTAVADAAKNHTSLLTEQGSFDQERLRAELRAALASGSSYRDSKAFNTIPVVAGWKAAEAAAEREGITFGIRAFDARNPENEPESGSFEATLLKDLRSSYAGGGQSIDRYNAETHTLHYLRAIALTADCLACHGDPSDSLTGDGKDPLGFAMEGWSEGQMHGAYHVVMPMEPVDRQVASFISNGVLISLPLVMVASLVLLLMMRYTFARPVGALVTCLEDIADGSGDLSQRVEDHRQDELGKLGKAFNHFVAKVHDLVASVQGATQEVAAASTEIAASSDHISRGLDDQQKQTATISASAEEMSVSVSEVSRRALEGQEKARNAGQKASEGGEVVQQTIADMEAIAEAVQATASSIEDLGQRSEQIGAIIGVINDIADQTNLLALNAAIEAARAGEHGRGFAVVADEVRKLADRTTKATREVSDSIQAMQSGTEHAVERMESSRDRVTTGVERAGRAGASLESIVAGSQQVSSLAESIALASQEQSTAAHDVTQSVTSMSSVIKESAEGSRQASQAVTQLSMKAEQLAALIVRYNLNAVDRRSDSNPVSSDIREQRLDVLERSRALIQHVGLDEAEVLSKGRGSSSEG, encoded by the coding sequence ATGATTGATTATCTGCGCGGCCTGAACCTGAGTACCAAGATTCTTGCGGTGACGATCGTGGTGTTGATCTCGGTGGTTGGTGTCAATTATGGGGTGGTGACGGTGCGTTATCAGGAGGCGGCGTACCAATCGATGGTGGAGAAGGCAGCGGCTTTTACGGCGGTTGCGGACGCTGCGAAGAACCACACTTCGCTGCTGACGGAACAGGGTTCGTTTGATCAGGAGCGGCTGCGAGCGGAGCTCCGTGCGGCTCTTGCTTCGGGTTCCAGCTATCGAGACTCGAAGGCTTTCAACACGATCCCGGTGGTTGCGGGGTGGAAGGCGGCGGAGGCTGCTGCTGAGCGTGAGGGCATCACGTTCGGGATTCGAGCTTTCGATGCTCGCAACCCTGAGAACGAGCCGGAATCGGGATCGTTTGAGGCGACGCTGCTGAAGGATTTGCGTTCGTCTTATGCGGGCGGGGGCCAGTCGATTGATCGATACAACGCTGAGACCCATACGCTCCATTATCTGCGTGCGATCGCGCTGACGGCTGACTGCCTGGCATGTCATGGCGATCCGTCAGATTCTCTGACGGGTGACGGGAAGGATCCGCTGGGCTTCGCGATGGAGGGCTGGTCGGAGGGGCAGATGCATGGTGCTTATCACGTGGTGATGCCGATGGAGCCGGTTGATCGTCAGGTGGCTTCGTTCATCTCGAACGGGGTTCTGATCAGCCTGCCGCTGGTGATGGTCGCTTCGCTGGTGTTGCTGCTGATGATGCGTTACACCTTTGCGCGGCCGGTGGGCGCGTTGGTCACGTGTCTCGAGGACATCGCGGACGGCAGCGGCGATCTGAGTCAGCGTGTCGAGGATCATCGTCAGGACGAGTTGGGCAAGCTAGGTAAGGCGTTCAATCACTTTGTGGCCAAGGTTCACGATCTGGTGGCTTCGGTCCAGGGGGCGACGCAGGAGGTGGCGGCGGCATCGACGGAGATCGCGGCGTCTTCGGACCACATCTCTCGTGGTCTGGATGATCAGCAGAAGCAGACGGCGACGATATCGGCATCGGCGGAAGAGATGTCGGTTTCGGTATCGGAGGTCTCCCGACGGGCGTTGGAGGGTCAGGAGAAGGCTCGAAACGCGGGGCAGAAGGCTTCCGAGGGAGGCGAGGTGGTTCAGCAGACGATCGCGGACATGGAGGCGATCGCGGAGGCTGTGCAGGCGACGGCGAGCAGCATTGAGGATCTGGGGCAGCGTAGTGAGCAGATCGGAGCGATCATCGGTGTCATCAATGACATCGCGGATCAGACAAATCTGTTGGCGTTGAATGCGGCGATCGAGGCGGCCCGAGCGGGTGAACACGGTCGCGGGTTCGCGGTGGTGGCTGATGAGGTGCGTAAGCTCGCTGATCGTACGACGAAGGCGACGCGTGAGGTCTCGGATTCGATTCAGGCGATGCAGAGCGGCACGGAGCACGCGGTGGAACGGATGGAATCCAGTCGTGATCGCGTCACTACGGGCGTGGAGCGAGCGGGCCGGGCGGGCGCGAGTCTGGAATCGATCGTGGCGGGTTCCCAGCAGGTATCGTCGCTGGCGGAGAGCATCGCGTTGGCGAGTCAGGAGCAGTCGACTGCGGCCCATGATGTGACGCAGAGCGTGACGTCGATGTCGTCGGTCATCAAGGAATCTGCTGAGGGCTCGCGTCAGGCTTCGCAGGCGGTGACGCAGCTATCGATGAAGGCGGAGCAGCTGGCGGCCCTGATCGTTCGGTACAATTTGAACGCTGTCGACCGACGTAGTGACTCGAATCCTGTTTCTTCGGATATCCGTGAGCAGCGTCTTGACGTGCTCGAGCGTAGTCGTGCGTTGATCCAGCATGTCGGGCTTGATGAGGCTGAGGTTCTCAGCAAGGGTCGAGGGTCCTCGTCGGAGGGGTGA
- a CDS encoding precorrin-2 dehydrogenase/sirohydrochlorin ferrochelatase family protein, giving the protein MGCIAVQWDVAGRNCLVVGAGRTGRRRAGVLCRAGARVTVVAPDADEVDFPAGVVLERREAVAGDLVGRDLVVLATDDAEVQASLSKKAAEFGVLVNRVDDGESGDITFLATRSAGVLTVAVSTGGASAAASGVIAEEALSAVAGEWGGLLALVAGERARIQSSMEAGAARESLLRRLVDERSRAAARSGEAALRAHWRGLWEASIAGRDGEVSA; this is encoded by the coding sequence ATGGGATGTATTGCGGTTCAATGGGATGTGGCGGGGCGGAACTGTCTGGTGGTGGGTGCGGGCCGGACGGGTCGGCGTCGTGCGGGGGTGTTGTGCCGAGCGGGGGCGCGGGTGACGGTGGTGGCGCCGGACGCGGACGAGGTGGATTTTCCGGCGGGTGTGGTGCTTGAGCGTCGCGAGGCGGTGGCGGGTGACCTGGTGGGGCGGGACCTTGTGGTGCTTGCGACGGATGATGCGGAGGTCCAGGCGTCGCTGAGCAAGAAGGCGGCTGAGTTCGGGGTGCTGGTGAATCGGGTGGATGACGGTGAGTCGGGCGACATCACGTTTCTGGCGACGCGGAGCGCGGGCGTGCTGACGGTGGCGGTGAGCACGGGAGGTGCTTCGGCGGCGGCGTCGGGCGTGATCGCGGAGGAGGCGTTGTCGGCGGTGGCGGGCGAGTGGGGAGGTTTGCTGGCGTTGGTGGCGGGGGAGCGGGCGCGGATTCAGTCGTCGATGGAGGCGGGTGCGGCTAGGGAGTCGCTGCTGCGTCGTCTGGTGGACGAGCGGTCGCGTGCGGCGGCGCGGTCGGGTGAGGCGGCGTTGCGTGCGCACTGGCGCGGGTTGTGGGAGGCGTCGATCGCGGGGCGTGACGGCGAGGTGTCGGCATGA
- the ccsA gene encoding cytochrome c biogenesis protein CcsA, which translates to MSLGVIAVIVAFLAFLAGVTWVLELRLALGRESARVVVDVLGWVTVLLTGVVALVRWLGGPDWQPFHSHLDALLLMVVLLGAALVYLQMQARSRRVGLIGWPVVSFLLAWAVCASLWTYRPFRLDTMEPVWHAVHLAGVYVGTLFAVLAAIGGVLYLLVYRGLKQHTVTGPRWGLPSLAWTESAVVWMTTLGFVMLSVGLVSGVVIVTAEPGRLGEDWWWSPKVLLAAGAWLAFAVAMNVRRLSLLRGSRAAWLAIVGLLLLIVVHGLVTAWPEPEAGMGVTEEVVP; encoded by the coding sequence ATGAGTCTGGGCGTGATCGCGGTGATCGTGGCGTTTCTGGCTTTTCTGGCGGGGGTGACGTGGGTGCTGGAGCTGCGGCTGGCGCTGGGTCGCGAATCGGCGCGGGTGGTGGTGGACGTGCTGGGCTGGGTGACGGTGTTGCTGACGGGCGTGGTGGCGTTGGTGCGTTGGCTGGGCGGACCGGACTGGCAGCCGTTTCACAGTCACCTGGACGCTTTGTTGTTGATGGTGGTTCTGCTGGGCGCTGCGTTGGTGTACCTGCAGATGCAGGCGCGTTCGCGTCGGGTGGGTCTGATCGGTTGGCCTGTGGTTTCGTTTCTGCTGGCGTGGGCGGTGTGCGCGTCGTTGTGGACGTACCGGCCGTTTCGTCTGGACACGATGGAGCCGGTGTGGCACGCGGTGCACCTGGCGGGTGTTTACGTGGGGACGCTGTTCGCGGTGCTGGCCGCGATCGGCGGGGTGTTGTACCTGCTGGTGTATCGGGGGTTGAAGCAGCACACGGTGACGGGTCCGCGTTGGGGTCTGCCGAGTCTGGCGTGGACGGAGTCGGCGGTGGTGTGGATGACGACGCTGGGTTTCGTGATGCTGAGTGTGGGTCTGGTGTCGGGCGTGGTGATCGTGACGGCGGAGCCGGGTCGTCTGGGCGAGGACTGGTGGTGGTCGCCGAAGGTCTTGCTGGCGGCGGGTGCGTGGCTGGCGTTCGCGGTGGCGATGAATGTTCGGCGTTTGAGTCTGCTGCGGGGCTCGCGTGCGGCGTGGCTGGCGATTGTGGGTTTGCTGCTGTTGATCGTGGTGCACGGGTTGGTGACGGCGTGGCCTGAGCCCGAGGCGGGGATGGGCGTGACCGAGGAGGTCGTGCCATGA